Proteins co-encoded in one Bremerella sp. TYQ1 genomic window:
- a CDS encoding VIT1/CCC1 transporter family protein — translation MKLTPEDLAKQHTDEAIAARIAGPPVGDYAGDFVLGGVDGTITTFAIVAGVAGANYGVTVAMVLGIANLLADGFSMAISNYLKARSDQMQLKKYRQIENIHIKEVPDREQEEIRQIFAAKGFEGELLEQVVDTICEDRRRWVDTMLVEEWGLRLQPPTPWKSGLVTFAGFVLAGSIPLLPLPLILLGFTSDTIFRISAILTVIAFALIGVFRAKVVQEGAIASVLETVLTGGFAAAIAYGVGILLQWLVSSSGVG, via the coding sequence ATGAAGCTCACCCCGGAAGACCTCGCAAAGCAGCATACCGACGAAGCCATCGCGGCCCGAATCGCTGGCCCTCCGGTCGGAGATTACGCCGGCGATTTCGTCCTCGGCGGAGTCGACGGAACGATCACCACATTCGCCATTGTCGCTGGCGTCGCAGGAGCCAACTACGGCGTCACGGTAGCGATGGTCCTGGGAATTGCGAACCTTCTGGCCGATGGTTTCAGCATGGCGATCAGCAATTACCTGAAGGCCCGCAGCGATCAGATGCAGCTGAAAAAGTACCGTCAAATCGAGAACATTCATATCAAAGAAGTCCCCGATCGCGAGCAGGAAGAGATCCGCCAGATCTTTGCCGCGAAAGGGTTTGAAGGGGAACTGCTCGAGCAAGTTGTCGATACGATTTGCGAAGACCGCCGCCGCTGGGTCGATACGATGCTGGTCGAAGAATGGGGCTTAAGACTCCAGCCTCCGACGCCCTGGAAATCAGGCCTGGTCACGTTCGCCGGGTTCGTTCTAGCAGGCTCGATTCCTTTGCTTCCGCTGCCGCTGATCTTGCTGGGATTCACGTCCGATACGATCTTCCGGATCAGTGCCATCCTGACCGTCATCGCGTTTGCACTGATCGGCGTCTTTCGTGCCAAAGTCGTTCAAGAAGGGGCAATCGCTTCGGTGCTCGAAACGGTCCTGACCGGAGGCTTCGCTGCGGCAATTGCGTACGGCGTCGGCATCTTGCTGCAGTGGCTGGTTAGCTCGTCCGGGGTAGGGTAG
- a CDS encoding RNA polymerase sigma factor — MTTATLEMTSSYSDPSLVQPKSDEDLLLAYRDSGNREYFQKLVQRYERELFNYLRRYLGDPEMAEDVFQAAFLQVHLKCDTFEEGRRFRPWLYTIATNQAIDAQRKTKRHKMVSLDRAGNGNEQQETGSLVDLLVSAEPGPMSQMDDLERQRVMRDAVQQLPESLKTAVVLVYYQGLKYREAADILEIPVGTVKSRLHTAVQKLTEAWNEVYTPDDDDA; from the coding sequence ATGACAACTGCCACACTTGAAATGACGTCGAGTTATTCCGACCCATCGCTCGTTCAACCCAAATCCGACGAGGATTTGCTGTTGGCGTACAGAGATTCGGGGAATCGAGAGTACTTCCAGAAGTTGGTTCAGCGTTACGAACGCGAACTGTTCAACTATCTGCGACGGTACTTGGGGGACCCCGAAATGGCGGAGGATGTGTTTCAGGCTGCCTTTCTGCAAGTGCACCTGAAGTGCGATACCTTCGAGGAAGGACGTCGTTTCCGCCCTTGGCTGTACACGATTGCCACGAATCAAGCGATCGACGCTCAGCGTAAGACGAAGCGCCACAAGATGGTCAGCTTGGATCGCGCTGGCAACGGTAACGAACAGCAAGAGACTGGGTCCCTGGTCGATTTGCTGGTCAGTGCCGAGCCGGGGCCGATGTCGCAGATGGACGATTTAGAACGACAACGCGTCATGCGTGATGCCGTTCAACAACTGCCCGAATCGTTGAAGACCGCCGTCGTGTTGGTCTACTACCAAGGTTTGAAGTACCGCGAAGCCGCGGACATCTTGGAGATTCCGGTCGGTACCGTTAAAAGTCGATTGCACACTGCCGTGCAAAAACTTACCGAAGCTTGGAACGAAGTTTATACCCCAGATGACGATGACGCGTGA
- a CDS encoding class I SAM-dependent methyltransferase, giving the protein MLERILEPEVMDTPQEAMTYDDMDHHAVNDAFVTDLIAFLNVHPDREAEMIDILDVGTGTARIPILLADRLPQCRIMGADASIAMLDVAKINIDIAGLLDRVQLARLDAKQTDYEDGFFTGVMSNTIVHHIPEPLAVLKESVRLAAPGGWLFFRDLYRPESKEELDHLVSTYCGEETEEAQKLFAESLHAALSLEEIREMVSSLGFEPETVQMTSDRHWTWAARKPE; this is encoded by the coding sequence ATGCTCGAACGCATTCTTGAACCCGAAGTAATGGACACACCGCAAGAGGCTATGACCTACGACGACATGGACCATCATGCCGTCAACGATGCGTTCGTGACCGATCTGATCGCGTTCCTGAATGTGCATCCCGATAGGGAAGCGGAGATGATCGACATTTTGGACGTCGGCACCGGCACCGCACGCATTCCCATTCTCTTGGCCGATCGCCTCCCGCAGTGTCGAATTATGGGAGCTGATGCTTCGATCGCGATGCTCGACGTCGCCAAGATCAACATCGATATCGCCGGCCTGCTCGATCGCGTTCAGTTAGCACGACTCGACGCGAAGCAAACCGACTACGAAGATGGCTTCTTCACCGGCGTGATGTCGAACACCATCGTGCATCACATTCCCGAACCGCTGGCGGTGCTGAAAGAAAGCGTCCGCCTGGCCGCACCTGGCGGGTGGCTCTTCTTCCGCGATCTTTATCGCCCCGAGTCGAAAGAGGAACTCGATCATCTGGTCAGTACCTATTGCGGCGAAGAAACCGAAGAGGCACAAAAGCTGTTCGCCGAATCGCTGCACGCTGCTTTGTCTTTGGAAGAAATCCGCGAGATGGTTTCTTCGCTCGGCTTTGAACCGGAAACGGTTCAGATGACGTCCGACCGTCACTGGACGTGGGCTGCCCGCAAGCCGGAATAA
- a CDS encoding permease, translated as MNQNKYKWAVAGDVNAFFGLMLDNIADLLLTIGLLAAVFDFPTTFAIGHMVPGTAIGVLVGDLIFFWMALSLAKRSGRNDITAMPLGLDTPSTFGMVFFVLGPSFAFGTQELQLTADEAAIRTWHIGIWSIVLSGIFKSFFAFSSSWIRKVIPRAGLLGSLAAIALVLISFLPFIEALHFPIVGMTALSIVLITLVAHIRLPFKIPGAAAALIVSGAIYYAMHGLGILGATPEAINFHPADALLPTDWLAVFRFEWLTQAKFLEAAQYLPIVIPFALATVIGGIDCVESAAAAGDEYDTNRIIGAEAIATLVAGLCGGVIQTTPYIGHPAYKAMGGRAAYTLATAIFVGGAGVFGYFGFLYWLIPKPTVFPILVFIGLEITSQSFQATPKRHYPAVSIACIPALAALVLIYIGDLQGNYTGLSFQMEAAMVEQQDAETQRWQKLVDQGHLDEEGLSQLTENREDLGGMIQTLRSHSFGDMQTPPDAEGHSHATGLAVKLQTLRMLAGGFILTSMLWAAILAFIIDRRLYTAAVFALVCGAFSLFGVIHSPFPSGKLVLGWNNVDMPAAAAGQGPIYMMWAYVCVTVVLLVCGLWQHTSPPREVPDHEPES; from the coding sequence ATGAACCAGAACAAATACAAATGGGCCGTTGCAGGCGACGTTAACGCCTTCTTTGGCTTGATGTTAGATAACATTGCCGACTTGTTGCTAACAATCGGCTTGCTAGCGGCGGTCTTTGACTTTCCTACAACGTTCGCCATCGGACACATGGTCCCGGGAACGGCAATTGGAGTGCTTGTAGGCGACCTGATTTTCTTCTGGATGGCCCTGAGTCTGGCGAAAAGGAGTGGTCGTAACGATATAACTGCCATGCCTTTAGGTCTCGATACACCGAGTACCTTTGGAATGGTGTTTTTCGTTTTGGGGCCGTCGTTTGCCTTTGGAACCCAAGAATTACAACTGACAGCAGATGAGGCTGCTATCCGTACGTGGCATATTGGCATTTGGTCCATTGTCTTGTCCGGAATTTTCAAATCCTTTTTTGCGTTCAGCTCAAGTTGGATCCGCAAAGTCATTCCTCGCGCCGGCCTTCTCGGTTCGCTAGCGGCGATCGCGTTGGTGCTCATTAGCTTCCTGCCGTTCATCGAAGCGTTGCACTTTCCGATCGTCGGTATGACGGCCCTTTCGATCGTGCTAATCACGCTTGTCGCCCATATCCGGCTTCCCTTCAAAATCCCTGGGGCCGCCGCGGCACTGATCGTCAGTGGGGCCATTTACTACGCGATGCATGGACTGGGCATTCTCGGAGCGACGCCGGAAGCGATCAACTTTCATCCCGCCGATGCACTCTTACCTACCGACTGGCTGGCCGTCTTTCGCTTCGAGTGGCTCACTCAGGCCAAGTTCCTCGAAGCGGCTCAATACCTGCCGATCGTCATCCCCTTTGCATTGGCCACTGTGATTGGTGGGATCGACTGCGTCGAAAGTGCTGCAGCCGCCGGCGACGAATACGACACCAATCGCATCATCGGAGCCGAAGCGATCGCGACGCTGGTCGCAGGGCTGTGTGGCGGCGTCATTCAAACGACACCGTACATTGGGCATCCAGCGTACAAAGCGATGGGAGGCCGCGCGGCGTACACGTTAGCTACCGCCATCTTCGTCGGCGGGGCAGGCGTGTTCGGCTACTTCGGCTTTCTGTATTGGCTTATTCCCAAACCGACCGTCTTTCCAATCCTCGTATTCATCGGGCTCGAGATCACCTCGCAAAGCTTCCAAGCGACACCCAAGAGGCATTATCCGGCCGTTTCGATTGCCTGCATTCCAGCCCTTGCGGCATTGGTGCTGATCTATATCGGCGACCTCCAAGGCAACTACACCGGGCTTTCGTTTCAGATGGAAGCTGCCATGGTCGAGCAGCAAGATGCTGAGACGCAGCGGTGGCAGAAACTAGTCGACCAAGGGCATCTCGACGAGGAAGGCCTTAGTCAGTTGACCGAAAACCGCGAAGACTTGGGCGGCATGATCCAAACGCTTCGCAGCCATAGCTTCGGCGACATGCAAACGCCTCCCGACGCGGAAGGGCATTCCCACGCGACCGGACTCGCGGTGAAGCTGCAAACGCTACGTATGCTGGCCGGCGGCTTCATCCTGACAAGCATGCTGTGGGCCGCCATTCTGGCATTCATCATCGATCGTCGCCTTTACACAGCGGCCGTGTTTGCCCTCGTTTGTGGGGCGTTCAGTTTGTTCGGGGTGATTCACTCGCCATTTCCCAGTGGTAAGCTGGTGCTAGGATGGAACAACGTCGACATGCCGGCCGCAGCGGCAGGGCAGGGACCTATCTATATGATGTGGGCCTATGTCTGCGTGACCGTTGTCCTGTTGGTGTGCGGTCTTTGGCAGCACACCTCGCCCCCACGTGAAGTCCCCGACCACGAACCAGAAAGCTAG
- a CDS encoding GNAT family N-acetyltransferase: MATDCSAHNIALSTASPAGDSVDAQVEVIHDIDPGDSLFVEWQRLAGDTVFHSPRWLLPWWNHYQRPGDRLNVITVRDADGWLIGLAPFYLRTSWRSGRQLHFLGSGEVCSDYLTLLTKRGEESLVVRALAQHLCDQSNEIDRIFLEGVAAEDDVMRQFYEQMAQHQFAAHRLPALESYCLELPAAWENWISQLSKSRRNRVRQLWRKQFDTNLATVHVADESNLKQAFSILVELHQKRRNQMRQPGCFASQQFHDFLWEAAQQLQESNQLRLQWIELEGRPVAVEMDFEQQNALLHYCSGIEIDCEHARPGWLGITAAIRHAIESGKTHFDFLRGDEGYKSHWRGKPVAMVNLDFIAPTFRGRSHAQLREGIAQLKQCAKRVLGKASKSEQTGADSSDGD; encoded by the coding sequence ATGGCGACCGATTGTTCGGCTCACAATATCGCACTCAGCACCGCGTCACCTGCTGGTGATTCGGTCGACGCGCAGGTAGAAGTCATCCACGACATCGACCCGGGCGACTCGCTGTTTGTCGAATGGCAACGACTCGCCGGCGACACGGTCTTCCACTCGCCGCGCTGGCTGCTTCCGTGGTGGAACCATTATCAGCGGCCTGGCGATCGCTTGAACGTGATCACCGTTCGCGATGCCGATGGCTGGTTGATTGGCCTGGCTCCGTTTTACCTTCGCACGTCGTGGCGAAGTGGCCGACAACTGCACTTCCTTGGTTCCGGCGAAGTCTGTAGCGACTATCTCACCCTGCTAACAAAGCGTGGGGAAGAATCGCTGGTCGTTCGTGCCCTCGCGCAACACTTGTGCGATCAGTCGAACGAAATCGATCGAATCTTCCTCGAAGGCGTTGCGGCCGAAGATGACGTGATGCGGCAGTTTTACGAGCAGATGGCTCAGCATCAGTTCGCGGCGCATCGCCTTCCGGCACTGGAAAGCTATTGCTTAGAGCTTCCTGCCGCCTGGGAAAATTGGATCTCGCAGCTTTCCAAATCGCGTCGAAACCGCGTCCGACAACTTTGGCGGAAACAGTTCGATACGAATCTGGCGACCGTGCATGTGGCGGACGAATCGAACTTGAAACAGGCCTTTTCCATTCTGGTAGAACTGCATCAGAAGCGACGCAACCAGATGCGTCAGCCAGGCTGCTTCGCGTCGCAGCAGTTCCACGACTTCCTGTGGGAGGCGGCTCAACAGCTTCAAGAGTCGAATCAATTGCGTCTGCAATGGATCGAGCTCGAAGGACGCCCGGTCGCCGTTGAAATGGATTTCGAGCAGCAAAACGCGTTGCTGCATTACTGTTCCGGCATCGAGATCGACTGCGAACATGCCCGGCCAGGCTGGCTCGGTATTACGGCCGCCATTCGTCATGCCATCGAATCGGGCAAAACTCACTTCGATTTTTTGCGCGGCGACGAAGGGTACAAAAGCCATTGGCGTGGCAAACCGGTCGCCATGGTGAATCTTGATTTCATCGCTCCAACGTTCCGCGGCCGAAGCCATGCTCAACTGCGTGAAGGGATCGCTCAGCTGAAGCAGTGCGCGAAACGTGTTTTGGGGAAGGCCTCAAAATCGGAACAAACGGGCGCCGATTCATCGGACGGTGACTAA